The nucleotide window GACCAGGAAGGGGTTCTCCTCGCCCAGGACGCAGAGGTGGAACTCGTTGGCGGCGGCTTCCGCCGCCGCCACTTCCTCCGAGGCGAAGGGCGCGGCCAGCACCACCGCGCGGGACGCCACCCGGCGCAGCTCGGCCAGCAGGAGCGGCCGCTGGGTCGCCTCCAGGTGCTCGAAGACGTCCATGGCCACCGCCGCGTGGAAAGCGCCGTCGGCGAAGGGGAGCGCCAGGGCGTCGCCCCGGACGAACCCGGGGGCGAGGAACCGGTCCCGGTCGAGGTTGACCACCGTGTCCCCGGGCAGGAACCCCTGGAGGAACCCGTCGCGGCTGCCCGCGTCCAGGACGTTCCAGTCCCCCCCCTCCGGGCGCAGCCGCTCCAGGATCTCCGCCGCCAGCCGGTAGCGCTGGAGCTGGTCGAAGGTCATGTCCTGTTCGGGGATTTCCATCGTCCCTTGCCCTCGGGGCCCCGGAGCGGCGGCGGCTTCAGTCGCTCTCCTCGGCCGCGGACGGGCCGGGGGCGGGGGCGGCGGGCTCCCGGCGCCGGAAGATCCGACGGAGCCGGCGCCAGATGCGCTGGAAGATATTCCCCCGCATCCGGCGGATGATCTCCTTGCGGCGCTCCTCGATCCGGGCGATCTCTTCCGGGGTGAAATCCTTGCGGAAGAGGTTCTCGGCGGCCTCCGCCTCCAGCTCCAGGAGCAGGTCCCCGTGGAAGCGGACCACCCGCACCGGCACTTCCTCCATGCCCAGGTCGCGGCAGGCGCAGTAGCGCCGGTAGCCGG belongs to bacterium and includes:
- a CDS encoding ParB N-terminal domain-containing protein gives rise to the protein MKIALKNISVAQQDRIRTDPGDISSLRESIGKLGLLNPIVIDENGRLVAGYRRYCACRDLGMEEVPVRVVRFHGDLLLELEAEAAENLFRKDFTPEEIARIEERRKEIIRRMRGNIFQRIWRRLRRIFRRREPAAPAPGPSAAEESD